The following coding sequences are from one Arcobacter nitrofigilis DSM 7299 window:
- a CDS encoding helix-hairpin-helix domain-containing protein, producing MKKLPKIGLLYLDYVMRFFDKSNFKGWPDKIETVTYHWKNDKARFIKEIKRKKIKILIGNIPATAYETFVEISKELPDVRFVPSIETQFSNRSKENVTLFCKKFKISIPKTKIFYDKDKGYEYLKNKATYPQIIKRSYGPSNYGGYFVHKADSFKEAKKLLDEKKYNPIYTQNAIDLKDSGDIRVMLIGHKPICAFWRYSGKNQWITNTSQGGSMSYENIPMNALELAVKASKAAKAEYWACDIAISAKTGKAYILECATAFAAFPYIRDWICQYLMWDFSKGRFKKPHVPLFSWEELGKIDSSLLRTMRNIGFSKYKPSFDGEYYLNDTKDNFDMSLTEISNNGDVPDSIAPDKNANQSKNTKRTEDEYEKKKINLNGATLTDLMSLYGMEEDLAIEIKEYLEDNIITDSSDLLELESIDSQMLKSWDENIDDMRIDINTATVEVLKKIKGIGPKLAKNILDYRKKMTTFKSINELKELEGIGKNKFSQLKSRLKIGE from the coding sequence ATGAAAAAACTACCGAAAATAGGACTGTTGTATCTTGATTATGTAATGAGATTTTTTGATAAATCTAATTTCAAAGGTTGGCCTGATAAAATTGAAACTGTTACTTACCATTGGAAAAATGATAAAGCAAGATTTATAAAGGAAATCAAAAGAAAAAAAATCAAAATATTAATCGGTAATATTCCTGCAACTGCTTATGAAACTTTTGTTGAAATTTCAAAAGAACTTCCAGATGTAAGATTTGTACCTTCAATTGAAACACAATTTTCAAATAGATCAAAAGAGAATGTAACTTTATTTTGTAAAAAGTTTAAAATCTCTATTCCTAAAACAAAAATTTTTTATGATAAAGATAAAGGTTATGAATATCTTAAAAATAAAGCAACTTATCCTCAAATCATAAAAAGAAGTTATGGTCCATCAAATTATGGTGGTTATTTTGTTCATAAAGCAGATAGTTTTAAAGAAGCAAAGAAACTTCTTGATGAAAAAAAATATAATCCAATTTATACACAAAATGCTATTGATTTAAAAGATTCAGGAGATATTAGAGTAATGCTTATTGGTCATAAACCTATTTGTGCATTTTGGAGATATTCAGGTAAAAACCAATGGATAACAAATACTTCGCAAGGAGGTTCAATGTCTTATGAAAATATTCCAATGAATGCTCTAGAGCTTGCTGTAAAAGCTAGTAAAGCTGCAAAAGCAGAATATTGGGCTTGTGATATTGCAATTAGTGCAAAAACAGGAAAAGCATATATTTTAGAGTGTGCAACAGCTTTTGCTGCCTTTCCATATATAAGAGATTGGATTTGTCAATATTTGATGTGGGACTTTTCAAAAGGAAGATTTAAAAAGCCTCATGTACCATTATTTTCATGGGAAGAGCTAGGTAAAATTGATTCTTCATTATTAAGAACTATGAGAAATATTGGATTTAGTAAATATAAACCTAGTTTCGATGGGGAATATTATCTAAATGATACAAAAGATAATTTTGATATGTCTTTGACTGAAATAAGTAATAATGGTGATGTTCCAGATTCAATTGCCCCTGATAAAAATGCTAATCAATCTAAAAATACTAAGAGAACTGAAGATGAATATGAAAAGAAAAAAATAAATTTAAATGGAGCTACACTAACTGATTTAATGTCTTTGTACGGTATGGAAGAGGATTTGGCTATTGAAATAAAAGAGTATTTAGAAGATAATATTATCACTGATAGTTCTGATTTACTTGAGTTAGAATCAATAGATTCTCAAATGTTGAAATCTTGGGATGAAAATATTGACGATATGAGAATTGATATTAATACTGCTACAGTAGAAGTTCTGAAAAAAATAAAAGGAATTGGTCCAAAATTGGCAAAAAATATTCTTGATTATAGAAAAAAAATGACAACTTTTAAAAGTATAAATGAGTTAAAAGAGCTAGAGGGTATTGGGAAAAATAAATTTAGTCAATTGAAGTCTAGATTAAAAATAGGAGAATAG
- a CDS encoding ATP-grasp domain-containing protein, with translation MVKREIGMWLYQNSGGEAIQKKIIDKLNERDIITIPNLNLRNAIAKNSHILYDKIKLEKLDLFFSYNAGEQTQYQMYLYKALNRVIPMINSYEAFELTEDKFHTSFLLRTHGVKTADYKLCHRDDTFHLNTIMKKWSKMVYKPTDGWGGVGLTKIENEEALNMLIPFLNQMDLRYFYVEKFIDYDNTDYRIDIVDGQFVGCYGRKANGAEWRTNVTSGGSVFLREPNEDVINLALKAAKITGLDIAGVDIIYDRKKEEFIVLEVNGIPAFATPEQEKMGLDFNDKKIDLIVDLIDRKTNKGDKK, from the coding sequence ATGGTAAAAAGAGAAATTGGTATGTGGCTTTATCAAAATAGTGGTGGGGAAGCTATACAAAAAAAGATAATAGATAAACTTAATGAGCGGGATATTATTACTATTCCTAATTTAAATTTACGAAATGCAATTGCTAAAAACTCGCATATTTTGTATGATAAAATAAAGTTAGAAAAACTTGATTTATTTTTTTCATATAATGCAGGGGAACAAACTCAATATCAAATGTATTTATACAAAGCTCTAAATAGAGTCATTCCTATGATTAATAGTTATGAGGCATTTGAACTAACAGAAGATAAGTTTCATACATCGTTTTTGCTAAGAACACATGGCGTTAAAACGGCAGATTATAAACTTTGTCATAGGGATGATACTTTTCATCTAAATACTATTATGAAAAAGTGGTCTAAAATGGTATATAAACCAACTGATGGTTGGGGTGGAGTTGGTCTTACAAAAATAGAAAATGAAGAAGCATTAAATATGCTTATTCCCTTTTTAAATCAAATGGATTTAAGATATTTTTATGTTGAAAAATTTATTGATTATGATAATACTGATTATAGAATTGACATTGTTGATGGACAATTTGTAGGATGTTATGGAAGAAAAGCAAATGGTGCTGAGTGGCGTACAAATGTTACTAGTGGTGGAAGTGTATTTTTAAGAGAACCAAATGAAGATGTAATCAATCTAGCACTAAAAGCAGCTAAAATTACTGGGCTTGATATAGCAGGTGTTGATATAATATATGATAGAAAAAAAGAAGAATTTATTGTTTTAGAAGTTAATGGAATACCAGCTTTTGCAACACCAGAGCAAGAAAAAATGGGTTTAGACTTCAATGATAAAAAAATAGACTTGATTGTGGATTTAATTGATAGAAAAACTAACAAAGGGGACAAAAAATGA
- a CDS encoding M20 family metallopeptidase produces the protein MNYILDLKQIININSYTKNKTGVDKIGAIMSSWLKELGFEEKTYTRELLGNHQLFKSSKKAGPKILLLGHNDTVFPPNTFEEFSEDELWVYGPGVCDMKGGNIVALQALRNIFKTNKEIFNIDFLLVSDEESGSDDSKLITSSIAKNYDLCFVFEAAGEKMEVVTQRKGVGTFTITIEGKASHAGNHYDKGIDANLEASYKLQELVKLTNLELQTTVNVGKINGGIGANTISPKCELLLEIRYTSNDEKQRVLDSLEKITNNSYVSGTISILTGSIQRDVMQENANQLELIKKIEKITNSTILSEKRGGVSDANIVASCGVTTLDGFGPFGDGDHTIKERALKSSFQERIDLMTNVLAYFQNNI, from the coding sequence ATGAATTACATACTTGACTTAAAACAAATTATAAATATAAACTCTTATACCAAAAACAAAACAGGCGTCGATAAAATTGGTGCCATAATGTCCTCTTGGTTAAAAGAATTAGGCTTTGAAGAAAAGACTTATACAAGAGAGCTTTTAGGAAATCATCAATTATTTAAGTCTTCAAAAAAAGCTGGACCTAAAATACTTCTTTTAGGACATAACGATACGGTCTTTCCTCCAAATACATTTGAAGAATTTAGTGAAGATGAGCTTTGGGTTTATGGACCTGGAGTTTGTGATATGAAAGGTGGCAATATTGTCGCTCTTCAAGCTTTAAGAAATATATTCAAAACAAATAAAGAGATTTTTAATATAGACTTTTTATTAGTTTCAGATGAAGAATCAGGAAGTGATGATTCAAAACTTATAACCTCTTCTATTGCTAAAAATTATGATTTGTGTTTTGTTTTTGAAGCAGCTGGCGAAAAGATGGAAGTTGTAACTCAAAGGAAAGGTGTAGGAACTTTCACAATAACCATTGAAGGAAAAGCTAGTCATGCTGGAAATCATTATGATAAAGGTATTGACGCTAATTTAGAAGCTAGTTATAAACTACAAGAGCTAGTAAAATTGACTAACTTAGAGCTACAAACAACTGTAAATGTTGGAAAAATAAATGGTGGAATTGGGGCAAATACAATATCTCCAAAATGTGAACTTCTTTTAGAAATAAGATATACCTCAAATGATGAAAAACAAAGAGTTTTAGACTCATTGGAAAAAATTACAAACAATTCTTATGTATCAGGAACAATATCTATTCTTACAGGCTCAATACAAAGAGATGTTATGCAAGAAAATGCTAATCAATTAGAATTGATTAAAAAAATAGAAAAAATCACAAATAGTACAATCTTAAGTGAAAAAAGAGGTGGTGTTAGTGATGCAAATATAGTTGCTAGTTGTGGAGTAACTACTTTAGATGGTTTTGGGCCATTTGGTGATGGAGATCATACTATTAAAGAGAGAGCTTTAAAAAGTAGTTTCCAAGAAAGAATTGATTTAATGACAAATGTTTTAGCTTATTTCCAAAATAATATTTAA